The sequence AGGGTAGATCAACCCCTAAGACCTGGGCATATCTTGTCAGATTTTGAAATTCTTCATCGGGATTTTGATGAAATTTAGATAAATCACCGACTTCAAGTCGAACAATAGTATCAACATTCAGGCCGCACAAGCCCGAGATCGTATAAATATTGGCGTGCTTTGCCTCCCTAGCCTTTTGCAAGAATTTACCAACTGTTTTAGCT comes from Polynucleobacter paneuropaeus and encodes:
- a CDS encoding helix-turn-helix domain-containing protein, giving the protein MTATKAFSTAKTVGKFLQKAREAKHANIYTISGLCGLNVDTIVRLEVGDLSKFHQNPDEEFQNLTRYAQVLGVDLPLNDKFIIDTPHLKISPKKTLTQCQDDAQVFIPVFLRKRN